A genomic segment from Haladaptatus sp. R4 encodes:
- a CDS encoding NAD-dependent epimerase/dehydratase family protein has translation MVELDRETAEERGEFGEEIAATDPDVVIDLICFGPESAEALVASLRGEVQHLLHCGTIWVHGPSDVVPTTEDSPRTRRPLGEYGRKKAEIEAYLLDEARRNDFPATVLHPGHIVGPGWEPVNPAGNFDPDVFSRLAQGEEVALPNFGLETVHHVHADDVAQGFQRALENWSAAVGESFHVVSPRALTLRGYAEAVAGWFGRDADLTYLPFDEWADRPEYDEEDVEMTKDHISYSPNASIEKAREKLGYEPRYTSLEATREAVEALIEAREVGLSK, from the coding sequence ATGGTCGAGCTTGACCGCGAAACCGCCGAGGAACGCGGCGAGTTCGGCGAAGAGATTGCGGCCACCGACCCGGACGTCGTTATCGACCTGATCTGCTTTGGGCCGGAGAGCGCCGAAGCGCTCGTCGCGTCGCTACGCGGGGAGGTTCAACACCTACTACACTGTGGGACGATTTGGGTCCACGGTCCCAGCGACGTCGTGCCCACGACTGAGGACTCCCCTCGCACGCGCCGGCCACTCGGCGAGTACGGGCGAAAGAAAGCCGAAATTGAGGCGTACCTGCTTGATGAGGCGCGACGGAACGACTTCCCGGCGACCGTTCTCCACCCCGGACACATCGTGGGCCCCGGTTGGGAGCCCGTCAATCCGGCGGGCAACTTCGACCCCGACGTGTTCTCGCGACTCGCGCAGGGTGAAGAAGTCGCGCTCCCCAACTTCGGTCTCGAAACCGTTCATCACGTCCACGCCGACGACGTAGCACAGGGCTTCCAGCGTGCGCTAGAGAACTGGTCGGCGGCCGTTGGCGAAAGCTTCCACGTCGTCTCGCCGCGAGCGCTTACCCTCCGCGGCTACGCCGAGGCCGTTGCCGGGTGGTTCGGACGAGACGCCGACCTCACGTACCTACCGTTCGACGAGTGGGCCGATCGCCCCGAATACGACGAAGAGGACGTCGAGATGACCAAGGACCACATCAGCTACAGCCCAAATGCGAGTATCGAGAAGGCGCGGGAAAAACTCGGATACGAACCGCGATACACCTCGCTCGAAGCCACTCGAGAGGCGGTCGAAGCTCTGATCGAGGCCCGAGAAGTCGGCTTGAGCAAGTAG
- a CDS encoding NAD-dependent epimerase/dehydratase family protein, with amino-acid sequence MRVTVIGATGHIGSYLVPRLVRAGHEVVAVSRGKRDPYQDDSVWTASRWSSLTAKPPRNAASSAKRLRPPTRTSLST; translated from the coding sequence ATGCGAGTCACCGTCATCGGAGCTACCGGACACATCGGTTCCTACCTGGTGCCACGACTGGTACGGGCCGGCCACGAGGTCGTCGCAGTCAGCCGGGGCAAGCGCGATCCCTACCAAGACGATAGCGTGTGGACCGCGTCGAGATGGTCGAGCTTGACCGCGAAACCGCCGAGGAACGCGGCGAGTTCGGCGAAGAGATTGCGGCCACCGACCCGGACGTCGTTATCGACCTGA